DNA from Sorangium aterium:
TCCACACCGCCCTCCTCCGCGTCGTGCTCGACGAGGCGCCGCGCCTCCGCGACCTGCGCGCCGACGTCCCCGAGAACGTCGACATGGCCGTCGCGCGCATGCTCGCCAAGGCCCCGGCGGAACGGCCCGCGAACGGCGCCGCCGTGGCGCTCGAGCTGCTCCGCGTCGGCGAGATCAAGAGCACCCCTCCCGCGCCCGTGAGCCGGCGCGCGAGCGCGCTCACGACCGGCGAGCGGCGCACGCTGTGCCTGATGCTCGCGCGCGTGGGGGCGCCGGAGGCCCCCTCGTGGCAGGGGCCCACCATGCCGATGACGCTCCCGATGACGGTGCCCCTCGCGCGCACCGTCCCGGAGGACGAGGTGAAGCGCGTGGCGTCGCGCTTCGGCGGGGCCTTGCAGACGCTTGCCGACGGGCTCCTGCTCATCACGCTCGAGGGGCGCGGCCTCATCACGGACCAGGCCGCCCGCGCGGCGCGGTGCGCGATCGAGGTGCGGGACCTCCTGCCCGGCGTGCAGATGGCCCTCGTCGCCGGCCGCGGCTCCGCCGACGACCGGCTCCCGATGGGGCCCACCATCGACCGCGCCGTGCGGCTGCTCGACCGCGCCGAAGGCGGGTCGATCCGCCTCGACGAGGTGATGGCCGGCCTGCTCGACGCCCGCTTCGAGGTCGGCGGCGACGCGACCGGCCTCGTGCTCCGCGCCGAGCGCGACCTCGTCGAGGCCGCGCGGACGCTGCTCGGGCGCACGACGCCGTTCGTGGGGCGCGACCACGAGCTCGCCATCCTCGACGCCGTGCTCGACGAGTGCGTCTCCGAGCCGACCGCGCGCGCGGTGCTCATCACGGCGCCCGCGGGGCTCGGCAAGAGCCGGCTGCGCTACGAGTTCTTGCGCCGCGTCGAGGAGCGCAAGGACCGGGTGCAGGTCTGGCTCGGCCACGCCGACCCGATGAGCGCCGGCTCGCCCTTCGGGATGCTGCGCCAGATGCTCCGCCGCGAGGCCGGGCTCTCCGGCGGCGAGCCGCAGGAGGTCCGCGAGCAGCGCCTCCGCGCCCGCGTGGGCCGGTACCTGAGCGACGCCGACCTCGACCGCGTGACCGAGTTCCTCGGTGAGGTGGCGCGGATCCGCTTCTCCGACGAGGGCAGGGTGGAGCTGCGCGCCGCGCGGAGCGACCCGATGCTCATGGGCGACCAGATCCGCCGCGCCTTCGAGGACTTCGTGCTCGCCGAGTGCCGGGCCGAGCCGGTGCTCCTCGTGCTCGAGGATCTCCAGTGGGGCGACGTGCCCACGGTGAAGCTCATCGACGCGGCCCTCGCGCTCCGCGACCAGCCGCTCATGGTGCTCGCGCTGGCGCGGCCGGAGGTCGAGACCGTCTTCCCCAAGGTGTGGGTCTCGCGAGGCGTCCAGGAGATCCGGCTGCGCGAGATCGGGCGGCGGGGGAGCGAGCGGCTCGTGCGCGAGGTGCTCGGCGACGCCGTGACGCCCGACCTCTGCGCGCGCCTGTGCGAGCGGGCCGGCGGCAACGCGTTCTACCTGGAAGAGCTCATCCGCGCCGCCGCCTCGGGCCGGACCGAGGCGCTCCCCGAGACGGTGCTGTCGATGGTGCAGGCCCGCCTCGAGTCGCTCGACGGCGAGGCGCGTCGGGTGCTCCGGGCCGCGAGCGTGTTCGGCCAGAAGTTCTGGCGCGGGGGGCTGATGGCGCTGCTCGGCGGCGAGCGCCGCGCCCCCCAGGTGGACGGCTGGCTCGCGGTGCTCGTCGATCGCGAGCTCATCGCGCGGCGGGGCGAGGGCAAGTTCCGGAGCGAGGACGAGTACGCGTTCCGGCACGCGCTCGTGCGCGAGGCGGCGTACGCGACGCTCACGGACGAGGATCGCGCGCTCGGCCACCTGCTCGCCGGCGAGTGGCTGGACGCGGCCGGCGAGCGCGACGCGGCGCTGCTGGCGGACCACTTCGAGCGCGGCGGCGACGCCGAGCGCGCGGTCGTCTGGTTCCGGCGCGCGGCGGAGCAGGCGCTCGGGGCGAACGACTTCCGCGCCGCGATCCAGCGCGCCGAGCAGGGGGCCGCGAGCGCCGACGTGGACGGGGAGTTCTTCGCGGCGCTGCGCCTCGTCCAGGCCGAGGCGCACAAGTGGCTCGGCGAGGCGTCCCAGGCCGAGCGGTGCGCCGTCATGGCGATGCGGGGCTTCCCCCGGAAGAGCGCGCTCTGGTACGCGGCGGCCGGGGAGGCCGCGTCGATGCGCGTGCGCCTCGGCATGGGCGACCGGCTCGCGGATCTCGTCGAGGAGCTCCGGGGGGCCGGCCCGGGCAGCGGGGACCGCGGCTCGTGGATCGACGTCGGGGAGGCGACCGGCGCCTCCGTGAGCGCGCTGGCGCGCATCGCGGGGTCGCTCCTGCACGGGGGCCAGTACGCCGCGGCGGAGGAGATCGTGCAGGAGCTCGCGCGGGTGGCGATGCCGCTCGCCGAGCGCGACGCGGCGGTGGCGGCGCGCATCCACGCGCTCCGGGCGTCGCGGGCGCTGTGCTACGGCGACCCTGCGGCGTCGCTCGCGTGCACGGAGCAGAGCATCCCCGCCTACCTCCAGACAGGCGACCTCAGGAACGCGTGCCTGAGCCGCGTGAACGCGGCGCACTGCCTGCTGCAGCTCGGCGTGTACGGCCGCGCCGAGGCCGAGCTGCGCGACGCGCTCGCGGAGGCGGGGCGGATCGGGCTCTACAACGTGGCGGCGTTCGCCAAGCAGAACCAGGGCCTGCTCTGGATCCAGCAGGGCGATCTCGGCGCGGCGCGCGCGGCGACGGCCGAGGCGATCGACGCCTTCGTGGCGCAGGCGAACCGGCGGCAGGAGGCGCGGTCGCGGGCGTACCTCGCGGCGATCCTGACGCGGCTCGGCGACCTCGACGCGGCGGACAACGAGGCGGGCGCGGCCGTGGCGATGCTGGCGCACGTGCCGACGCTCCAGGCGCACGCGCTCTCGGTGCGCGCGCGGGTGCTGCTCGAGCAGGGCCGGGCAGAGGAGGCGCTCGAGGCGGCTCGGCGCGGGCTCGGTCTGCTCGTGTCGGTCGGCGGGACCGAGGAGGGCGAGGCGCAGATCCGGCTCGTGTATGCCGAGTCGCTCCGCGCCTGCGGCCACCACGAGGCGGCGCGCGAGGCGATCACGGTGGCGATGCAGCGGCTCGTCGCGCGGGCGCAATGGATCCAGGACCCGGCGCGGCGGCAGAGCTTTTGCCAGGCCGTGCCGGAGAACGCCAAGACGTTCGCGCTGGCGGCGCTCTGGCAGCAAGAAGCGGAGCCCACCCTGCAGTGAGGCCGCGAGTCGCGGCCGCGCTGCGGACGGAAGAGCTGAAGAGCTCATGTGTGCTGGCTCGCCCGGCTGCGCCGGCGGGCGAGGGCGACGCGCAGCGCGTATGTCACCGCGCCCCGGTGAGCGCGTCGAGCTGAGCCGTTGTCATGAGGAGTTCACTCACGCCATCTCCGCGGTAACCAATCGTGGCTGCGGGTGGAGGAGCGTGTGCAACGTGTGGGTGGGGCGTGGGTAGGGCGTGCGCGGGGCGTGGGTGGCGCGTGCGTGGGGAAGCGGCGACCCGGCCGCGGTTGCTTGACTGTGTGGCCGAGGTTCGAAAGAATCCTCAGCAGCCATGTATTCAGCCCTCTTTCGGAACGTGCTCTTTCCGTTTTACGAGACGAAACTCCGAGGGAGAGCCACGCTGGCCTACCTGGGGGAGCTGGAGCGGTCCCAGTGGCGTCCGGAGCGCGAGCTCAGGGAGCTCAACTGGAGAAAGATGCTGGCGGCCCTCCGCTTTGCCGAGCAGAGCGTGCCCTTCTACCGGCGCCGCTTCGCCGAATACGGGGTGCGGGTCAAGGACGTGCACGCGCCCGAGGATCTCGCGCGCTTTCCGGTGTTGACCAAAGCCGATCTCCGCGCGCACGGCAGCGAGCTCATCGCTGATGGGTGGCGCGGCAAGCTCTTCAGGAGCGGTACGGGCGGATCGACCGGAGAGCCGGCGCGCTTCTTTTACGATCACACGACATACGAGTGTAGAAGCGCCGCGGCCCTGCGCTCCGACGCGTGGGCCGGCGGCCGGATCGGGGACAAGGAGCTGTACATCTGGGGGATTCCGACCCTGGAGCCCCGCTGGAAGAAGGCGAAGCGCACGCTGCACGAGGCGCTGATTCGGAAGAAGACGGTCAGCGCGTGGAACCTGGCGGAGGAGCGGCTCGCGGGGGTGGTGGACGAGATCCGGCGCTACCAGCCGAACCTCGTTGTGGGGTACACGAGCCCACTCTACTACACGGCGCGCTATGCGCTCGAGACCGGGCACCGGCTGCCCACGCCGAAGGGGATCATCGCGACGGCGGAGCGGCTGTTCCCTCACCAGCGCGAGGTGATCGAGCGGGCGTTCCAGGCGCCGGTCTACGACCGTTATGGATGCAGGGAGATGATGCTGATCGGCGCGGAGTGTGAGCGCCACGAGGGCAAGCACCTCAACATCGAGAACGTCTTCCTCGAGGTGGTGCGCGGCGGCCGGCACGCGCGGCCCGGCGAGCCGGGCGAGGTGATCCTGAGCGATCTCGTGTGCCGGTCGATGCCGCTGATCCGTTACAAGAACGAGGATGTGGTGGTCGCGGCCGACAAGGCCTGCTCCTGCGGCCGCGGGCTGCCGCTGCTCGCCTCGGTCGAGGGGCGGGTGCTCGACATGATCGTCGGGACGGACGGCCAGCTCCTCTCGTCCGTGTTCTTCCCCTACTTCTTCAAGGACAATCCGACGGTGGAGCGGTATCAGGTCCACCAGGACAAGACGCGGGCGATCACGATCAAGATCATCCCTGGCGAGGGGTACGGGCCGGAGACGTCGCAGGCCATCGAGCGCGATCTGCGCCGGTTCCTCGGGGAGCGGGCGGACATCCGGGTGCAGCTCGTCAGCGACATCCCGGTCACATCGGGCGGCAAGTTCCGCTTCACCATGACCGAGGTGCCGATCGAGTTCGGCCGCGAGGCCGCGGCATGATCGGAGCGCCCGGGGTCCGGCCGGCGCCGTATGCCGCGCCGGGCCGGCCCGCGAAGGTCGCCCACGTCGTGCTGTCGCTCAACGTGGGTGGGCTCGAGCGGGTGGTGCTCCGGCTGCTCGACAGGATGGCGCGCGACCGGTTCGCGCCGGTGGTGTGCGCGCTCCAGGAGCCCGGCGCGCTGGCCGAGGAGCTGGCGCGGCTCGGCGTGCCGCTCGTGGTGCTCTCGCGGAAGCCCGGCCTCGACCCGGGGCTGCCGGTGCGGCTCTCGGCGTGGCTGCGCCGCGAGGGGATCGGGCTCGTGCACACGCACAACCCGGGGCCGCACCTCTATGGCGCGCTCGCGGCGGCCCTGGCGCGGGCGGCGGCGCTCCCCGGCGGCGGCGGGCCGCGCGTCATCCACACGAAGCACGGGCGCAACTACCCGAAGCAGAAGCGAAAGGTGCTGGTCAACCGGCTGGCCGCGGCGCTCACGGACCGGGTTGTGGCGGTGAGCGACGACGCGCGCGCGGTCGCGCTCGAGGTGGAGCACGTCGATCCGGCCAAGGTCGTGACGATATTGAACGGCGTGGACACGGACGTGTTCCGGCCGGGCGACGCGGTCGCGGCGCGGGCGCGGCTCGGGGTGCCGGCGTCGGGCTACCACGTGGGGTGTGTCGCGCGGCTGTCGCCGGAGAAGGACCACGCGACGCTGCTCGACGCGTTCGCGCGGCTCCGCGCGGCGCGGCCCGACGCGCATCTGACGCTGATCGGCGACGGCCCGCGGCGGCCTGCGCTCGAGGCGCAGGCGGCGCGGCTCGGGCTCGGCGGGGCGGTGACGTTCACGGGGACGCGCGGGGACGTGGCAGAGCTGCTGCCGGCCTTCGATGTGTTCGCGCTCGCGTCGTTGACGGAGGGGATCTCGCTGACGCTCATCGAGGCGGCGGCGGCGGGGTTGCCTATCGTCGCGACGCGGGTGGGGGGCAATCCGGAGATCGTGGTGGATGGCGAGACAGGGATGCTGGTGCCGCCTGGAGCGCCGGAAACCCTCGCCGGCGCGCTCGAGGCGGTGGCGGTGCGGGATGATCGCGCGGAGATGGGATTGCGCGGGCGGGCGCGGGTGATGGAGCGGTTCGGGCTCGACCGCATGGCGCGCGCGTACGAGGACCTCTATGACGAGGTTCTTGGGCGATAGGGGATCAACCGTGAAACGTCATCTCGTCGTGCACGAGGCGGGCAATGGGTCGGTCATGTTCAGGACCAAGGACCCACGAAAATGGAAGTCCTACCTCCAGAACCTGGGCGAGGTGTGCGGCGCGGCATGGCGAGACGATCTGTCAGAGGAGGAGGATCGCGCGTGGGCCGAGGCGCACCGGAAAGAGTTCCACCACTGGGTCGACGGCAGAGCCGCCCCGCCGTGGCCGATGCTGATCGCCGCCGTGAAGCGCGCGTTCGTCGCCGGCTATGGGGCTCTCGAGCGAAAGCCCACCACGGAGGCCGAGGCGCTCGCGCGCCTGGACAGGACCTATCTCTGGAAGCTGCTGACGGCCGAGGATGTGGCCCAGAGCCACGGCCCCGAGGCGCTCCGCGCCTTCCAGCGGGGCTTCCGGCTGGGACGAAGCCAGAGACCCTTCTCCACGAAGAGGAACATCCCCCGGATGGTGGATCCTCCCTATCACTGGTACCGCCAGCAGGCGGAGGCGAACTTGCTGGGGCCGAGCGCAGCTCGCGAGCGAGCCCTCGTGGCCGCATGGCGCGCGAGCGGCGCGAGTCGCGAGGACGTGGAGGCGAGCCAGCGAGCACTGCGCGAGCTCCATGCGAGCGCGTGGCGCGATGATGTGCCCGAGGACGATCGCGCGTGGGCCGAGGCGTACCGCGAGTCGTGCGCGCACTGGGTCACCGTCCACCGGCGCGATGCGGTGGCGCAGAGCGCCTACGAGGCATATCTCCGGAGCAGCGACGGAATCCTCGACGGGGAGCCTGCGCCACCCTCGCTGAGGCCATTCCACGACGACGCGAAACCATGGCTGGCCTTCGCGGATCGCGTCGAGGACGCGCCCGAGGACGAGAGCGAGCTCGCGACGGCCGAGGCGGCCGCGCGCGAGTACTGGGACGCGCGCTGGCGCGAGGCGCCGCCATGGGACGGCGATCCGGCCCAGGTCCACTGGCTCGCGGCGGTCCGCGCCGCGCGGGAGACGTCGGAGGCGATGGCCGACCACATCCCGAGGCCCTGGTAGCCTTACCCGAGGTGCCAGTCTCCGTGGTCGGTGTGCTCCGGCCTCCCGGAGGCGCCGGTGTCACCGCGGCTCTGCTGTTCTATTTGCGCTCGTAGAAGGTGAGGCTCACCCCGCCGCCCGCCGCGCCACCCGGGTCGGAGCTCACATAGGACTTCGTGTTGAGGATCGCATAGGGGCCGTCCGCGCGCGTCTCGAAGACAGGCACGAGCGCGCCGAACGGTCCGCAGTTCCTCACCACGATGACCTCGCCGTCCTTCGAGGACAGCGCGTACCGGGCGTCCAGCACCGTGGTCGACCCGATGAGCTGGTAATCCGCGCCTCCGGGGAGCACCGAGCCCGACAGGCCGCTCAGCAGCATTCCGCCGGTGACCGTGCCCCCGGTGATGGGAATGATGTTGCGCGTGCCGCGCTTGCTCGCGCCGACAGACACGGATGCGCCGAGCGAGACGGACTCGGTGAACACGCTGGAGCCCTTCGCCCCGGTCGCCGTCGAGCACTCCCACGATTGGTTCGGGACGCCCGCGGGATCCTTGAGCTGGATCTTCGGCTCTCCGGCGTCCACCTTGCTGATGTCGTAGATGTCGAGCTGGATCGTGCCCGCCGCGGCGTCGACGACGCGGGTGCCCGCGAACTTCCCGGTGTTGAGCCACGCGAGCGAGCTCGAGGTGGCGACCTCGAAGTCCGGGACGATCCGGACGACGTCATCGCCGGCGGCGGCCACGCCGCAGGTCCGCAGCAAGATGGGGGTGCCGTCGCTCGCCTTCAGGATGTTGATCTCCTCGAGCTCGACGGATCCGTTCGACAGCGTGAGCTCGAGATCCATGCCGCCCGTGAGGAACGTGGCCTGGATCTTGTCGCCCGTGAGCGTGCCCCCCTTCACGTCGAGGAGGCGGCGGTGTCCGAACTGGGTGGTCCCGACATCGTGGGTCTGGCCGAGCTGGAGCGTCGCCCGAAGGACGAGCTCGCCGCGCGTGGGGAGCGGAATGCCGTTCGGCATCCCGCAGGTCCACGAGGGATCGGGGACGATCGTCGCCTCCTCGCTGCCGTTGTCGCCGCCGCCGGCGCCGGGCGCCCCGCCTGCGCCGCCGCTGCTGCTGCCCGTCTCCTCGGCGCCACCGGTTCCCGTGGTTCCGCTGCCCGCGGTGGTTCCGCTACCCGCGGTGGTTCCGCTACCCGCGCCGCCCACACCGGCGTCGCCGCCCGTGCCGGTCGCTCCGCCGGAACCGCTCGACGCCGCGCCGCCGGAGCTGCTGCTCGTCGTCCCTCCGCTGGTATCGTCGGTCGACGAACCACAGCCTCCAGAGCAGATGCCCAGGATTCCAGTTATCAAGAGCT
Protein-coding regions in this window:
- a CDS encoding glycosyltransferase family 4 protein, with the protein product MIGAPGVRPAPYAAPGRPAKVAHVVLSLNVGGLERVVLRLLDRMARDRFAPVVCALQEPGALAEELARLGVPLVVLSRKPGLDPGLPVRLSAWLRREGIGLVHTHNPGPHLYGALAAALARAAALPGGGGPRVIHTKHGRNYPKQKRKVLVNRLAAALTDRVVAVSDDARAVALEVEHVDPAKVVTILNGVDTDVFRPGDAVAARARLGVPASGYHVGCVARLSPEKDHATLLDAFARLRAARPDAHLTLIGDGPRRPALEAQAARLGLGGAVTFTGTRGDVAELLPAFDVFALASLTEGISLTLIEAAAAGLPIVATRVGGNPEIVVDGETGMLVPPGAPETLAGALEAVAVRDDRAEMGLRGRARVMERFGLDRMARAYEDLYDEVLGR
- a CDS encoding protein kinase domain-containing protein, with translation MKPGDIVADRFLIERLAGSGGMGSVYRALDRHTGETAALKVMSGRGLEHGERFAREAQVLAELRHPGIVRYIAQGATESGEPWLALEWLEGESLGDRLRRRGLTIAESVTLGLRIAEALAEAHRNNVVHRDLKPSNLYLVDKSVEQVKLLDFGIARLTSLAPLTMTGVVMGTPFYMAPEQARGERDVGTQADVFALGCVLFHCLTGRPPFIGDDIHTALLRVVLDEAPRLRDLRADVPENVDMAVARMLAKAPAERPANGAAVALELLRVGEIKSTPPAPVSRRASALTTGERRTLCLMLARVGAPEAPSWQGPTMPMTLPMTVPLARTVPEDEVKRVASRFGGALQTLADGLLLITLEGRGLITDQAARAARCAIEVRDLLPGVQMALVAGRGSADDRLPMGPTIDRAVRLLDRAEGGSIRLDEVMAGLLDARFEVGGDATGLVLRAERDLVEAARTLLGRTTPFVGRDHELAILDAVLDECVSEPTARAVLITAPAGLGKSRLRYEFLRRVEERKDRVQVWLGHADPMSAGSPFGMLRQMLRREAGLSGGEPQEVREQRLRARVGRYLSDADLDRVTEFLGEVARIRFSDEGRVELRAARSDPMLMGDQIRRAFEDFVLAECRAEPVLLVLEDLQWGDVPTVKLIDAALALRDQPLMVLALARPEVETVFPKVWVSRGVQEIRLREIGRRGSERLVREVLGDAVTPDLCARLCERAGGNAFYLEELIRAAASGRTEALPETVLSMVQARLESLDGEARRVLRAASVFGQKFWRGGLMALLGGERRAPQVDGWLAVLVDRELIARRGEGKFRSEDEYAFRHALVREAAYATLTDEDRALGHLLAGEWLDAAGERDAALLADHFERGGDAERAVVWFRRAAEQALGANDFRAAIQRAEQGAASADVDGEFFAALRLVQAEAHKWLGEASQAERCAVMAMRGFPRKSALWYAAAGEAASMRVRLGMGDRLADLVEELRGAGPGSGDRGSWIDVGEATGASVSALARIAGSLLHGGQYAAAEEIVQELARVAMPLAERDAAVAARIHALRASRALCYGDPAASLACTEQSIPAYLQTGDLRNACLSRVNAAHCLLQLGVYGRAEAELRDALAEAGRIGLYNVAAFAKQNQGLLWIQQGDLGAARAATAEAIDAFVAQANRRQEARSRAYLAAILTRLGDLDAADNEAGAAVAMLAHVPTLQAHALSVRARVLLEQGRAEEALEAARRGLGLLVSVGGTEEGEAQIRLVYAESLRACGHHEAAREAITVAMQRLVARAQWIQDPARRQSFCQAVPENAKTFALAALWQQEAEPTLQ
- a CDS encoding DUF3237 domain-containing protein, with translation MVIKNLPAKLLITGILGICSGGCGSSTDDTSGGTTSSSSGGAASSGSGGATGTGGDAGVGGAGSGTTAGSGTTAGSGTTGTGGAEETGSSSGGAGGAPGAGGGDNGSEEATIVPDPSWTCGMPNGIPLPTRGELVLRATLQLGQTHDVGTTQFGHRRLLDVKGGTLTGDKIQATFLTGGMDLELTLSNGSVELEEINILKASDGTPILLRTCGVAAAGDDVVRIVPDFEVATSSSLAWLNTGKFAGTRVVDAAAGTIQLDIYDISKVDAGEPKIQLKDPAGVPNQSWECSTATGAKGSSVFTESVSLGASVSVGASKRGTRNIIPITGGTVTGGMLLSGLSGSVLPGGADYQLIGSTTVLDARYALSSKDGEVIVVRNCGPFGALVPVFETRADGPYAILNTKSYVSSDPGGAAGGGVSLTFYERK
- a CDS encoding phenylacetate--CoA ligase family protein — its product is MYSALFRNVLFPFYETKLRGRATLAYLGELERSQWRPERELRELNWRKMLAALRFAEQSVPFYRRRFAEYGVRVKDVHAPEDLARFPVLTKADLRAHGSELIADGWRGKLFRSGTGGSTGEPARFFYDHTTYECRSAAALRSDAWAGGRIGDKELYIWGIPTLEPRWKKAKRTLHEALIRKKTVSAWNLAEERLAGVVDEIRRYQPNLVVGYTSPLYYTARYALETGHRLPTPKGIIATAERLFPHQREVIERAFQAPVYDRYGCREMMLIGAECERHEGKHLNIENVFLEVVRGGRHARPGEPGEVILSDLVCRSMPLIRYKNEDVVVAADKACSCGRGLPLLASVEGRVLDMIVGTDGQLLSSVFFPYFFKDNPTVERYQVHQDKTRAITIKIIPGEGYGPETSQAIERDLRRFLGERADIRVQLVSDIPVTSGGKFRFTMTEVPIEFGREAAA